A region of Thermobifida halotolerans DNA encodes the following proteins:
- a CDS encoding ATP-binding protein → MRIERLDLLAFGPFTDLSLSLEAPGLHIVFGPNEAGKSTALHALDQLFYGIDWRSPYDFVHAKPDLRLGAAVRGDDGGVVEFVRLKRRGNSLVDADGRPLDESTLLRLLNGVDRATFRSTFALDLEELQRGGQELLEGRGELGEALLSAQSSHDLGALRRALEERRDALFLRQGQKPLINQAIKRYSELTRVVRDAQVLPANYQSTRAAAAAAEKREEELRQRLDGRRAELVRLQRLRQVLPSLAERARKLERLRELEAEGPLAPAGFAERLPDVERRLRAAGEALRTVADDIAAKQEELDGLTVDERLLDAAAETERLSQSRERIEADERRLATLDREAAQLRRQARDALREVRPEASLDEPAAFTVDRAARDRVSTLAEDYADLRTRLDDARDEVARRRHHHEAEQRRLEELPDPEDGAAVAAALDAVPAALLDELDSAADAVHEAAAARERVVAEAGWDSADVAALAAAHAPSREQVTAHRDRQRDNAREQERAARECARLRAELAEERLRMEELTRDETVPTEDALEQARRSRDALWRRVRDGGTDGETLAAYERAVDRADGLADRALAGAQRIVERQRTRQRIAELENLLEHAEAGAAALREVADDLAARWRELWPDPVLPAPDLDAAETVLDRLADLRHHHQEHTAAARRLSDRRDRAAAHAERLGRVLREAGLEVPTVSPADSGEGRIGPLLRELREIAAAELARRDRAARDRESQRRSVAEAERSLTAARAKFDSVNEAMLAWKERWRPVAASLDLSDDRLPREVLGDLDQLSRVASLAAEAELRTAEAEELRCGITVFHDAVRAVLDACGVAVPDTAGERHRELEALRKRAEETDERERRRRTLTGDLDRLQGQRRERHAQRDSAETELARMCEETGVASVAELRAAIARSTAAAKLREDVELLSTTIAKAWDGGVAAAEDEAAEVDQDALPSRLQRLEEEIAALEDERTRALRELQEARAALERIDGSSQAALAAQEREEVLAQLSEAAEEHTRLVLAHAILVRCMEEHRQANQDPILGRAQNLFGTLTGGRFRELRAETSEDGATVLLARRDSGELLGMDLLSEGTRDQLYLALRLASLERYAAEGRSMPFVLDDVFMTFDEERTAAGLRVLDDLADRFQPVVFTHHAHLADLARDVLPEDRVHVHRLRRFTPGARTAADGPSPAAVSARSADPPERRCRECGSSFVHRGRGRPPARCPECR, encoded by the coding sequence ATGAGGATCGAACGGCTGGACCTGCTCGCCTTCGGTCCGTTCACCGACCTGTCGCTGTCCTTGGAGGCGCCCGGTCTGCACATCGTCTTCGGCCCCAACGAGGCGGGAAAGAGCACCGCCCTGCACGCCCTGGACCAACTGTTCTACGGCATCGACTGGCGCAGCCCCTACGACTTCGTCCACGCCAAGCCCGACCTGCGGCTGGGCGCGGCGGTCCGCGGCGACGACGGCGGGGTCGTGGAGTTCGTCCGGCTCAAGAGGCGCGGGAATTCGCTGGTCGACGCCGACGGCAGGCCGCTGGACGAGTCCACGCTGCTGCGGCTGCTGAACGGCGTGGACCGCGCCACCTTCCGCTCCACGTTCGCTCTCGACCTGGAGGAACTGCAGCGCGGCGGTCAGGAGCTGCTGGAGGGGAGGGGGGAGCTCGGGGAGGCCCTGCTGTCCGCCCAGTCCAGCCACGACCTCGGCGCGCTGCGACGCGCACTGGAGGAGCGGCGCGACGCGCTGTTCCTGCGCCAAGGTCAGAAACCGCTGATCAACCAGGCGATCAAACGCTACTCGGAACTGACCCGCGTGGTGCGGGACGCCCAGGTGCTTCCCGCGAACTACCAGAGCACCCGCGCTGCGGCCGCCGCGGCCGAGAAGCGCGAGGAGGAACTGCGGCAGCGGCTGGACGGGCGCCGCGCCGAACTGGTCCGGCTGCAGCGGCTGCGGCAGGTCCTGCCCTCCCTGGCGGAGCGGGCGCGCAAACTGGAGCGCCTGCGCGAACTGGAGGCCGAGGGGCCGCTGGCCCCCGCCGGGTTCGCGGAGCGGCTGCCCGACGTCGAGCGGCGGCTTCGCGCCGCCGGGGAGGCGCTGCGGACGGTCGCGGACGACATCGCGGCCAAACAGGAGGAACTGGACGGCCTGACCGTGGACGAGCGTCTGCTGGACGCCGCGGCCGAGACCGAGCGCCTGAGCCAGTCGCGCGAGCGGATCGAGGCCGACGAGCGGCGGCTCGCCACGCTCGACCGTGAAGCGGCACAGCTCAGGAGGCAGGCCCGCGACGCCCTGCGTGAGGTGCGTCCCGAGGCGTCCCTGGACGAGCCCGCGGCGTTCACCGTCGACCGCGCCGCACGGGACCGCGTCAGCACACTCGCCGAGGACTACGCCGACCTCCGCACCCGCCTGGACGACGCCCGCGACGAGGTCGCGCGCAGACGCCACCACCACGAGGCCGAGCAGCGCAGACTGGAGGAACTCCCCGATCCCGAGGACGGCGCGGCGGTCGCCGCCGCCCTCGACGCGGTGCCCGCCGCGCTGCTCGACGAACTGGACTCGGCGGCCGACGCCGTGCACGAGGCAGCCGCGGCACGGGAGCGTGTCGTGGCCGAGGCCGGGTGGGACTCCGCCGACGTCGCCGCGCTCGCCGCCGCACACGCCCCCTCGCGGGAGCAGGTCACCGCGCACCGCGACCGGCAGCGCGACAACGCCCGGGAGCAGGAGCGGGCCGCCCGGGAGTGCGCGAGGCTCCGTGCCGAACTGGCCGAGGAGCGCCTCCGGATGGAGGAGCTGACCCGGGACGAGACCGTACCCACCGAGGACGCCCTGGAGCAGGCCCGCCGGAGCCGCGACGCGCTGTGGCGGCGCGTCCGCGACGGCGGGACCGACGGCGAGACCCTCGCCGCCTACGAGCGCGCGGTCGACCGGGCCGACGGGCTCGCCGACCGCGCGCTGGCGGGCGCCCAGCGGATCGTCGAGCGCCAGCGGACCCGGCAGCGGATCGCCGAGCTGGAGAATCTCCTGGAGCACGCCGAAGCCGGGGCCGCCGCGCTCCGGGAGGTCGCCGACGACCTCGCCGCCCGATGGCGGGAGCTGTGGCCCGACCCGGTGCTGCCCGCCCCGGACCTGGACGCGGCCGAAACCGTGCTCGACCGGCTCGCCGACCTGCGGCACCACCACCAGGAGCACACGGCCGCCGCCCGCAGGCTGTCCGACCGCCGGGACCGGGCCGCAGCACACGCCGAACGGCTCGGCCGGGTGCTGCGGGAGGCGGGGCTGGAGGTGCCGACCGTCTCCCCCGCGGACAGCGGGGAGGGGCGGATCGGGCCGCTGCTGCGGGAGCTCCGGGAGATCGCCGCCGCCGAACTCGCCCGCCGCGACCGGGCCGCCCGGGACCGGGAGAGTCAGCGCAGGAGTGTCGCGGAGGCGGAGCGGTCGCTCACCGCCGCCCGGGCGAAGTTCGACTCCGTGAACGAGGCGATGCTCGCCTGGAAGGAGAGGTGGCGTCCGGTCGCGGCCTCCCTGGACCTGTCCGACGACCGCCTTCCCAGGGAGGTGCTGGGCGACCTCGACCAGCTCTCCCGTGTCGCCTCGCTCGCCGCCGAGGCCGAGCTGCGCACCGCCGAGGCCGAGGAACTGCGTTGCGGGATCACCGTCTTCCACGACGCGGTGCGCGCAGTGCTCGACGCCTGCGGCGTGGCGGTGCCGGACACCGCCGGGGAACGCCATCGGGAGCTGGAGGCCCTGCGCAAACGGGCCGAGGAGACCGACGAGCGGGAACGGCGGCGCAGGACGCTCACCGGCGACCTGGACAGACTTCAGGGGCAGCGGCGGGAGAGGCACGCCCAACGGGACAGCGCCGAGACCGAGCTCGCCCGCATGTGCGAGGAGACGGGGGTGGCCTCCGTCGCCGAACTGCGTGCGGCCATCGCGCGCTCCACCGCCGCGGCCAAGCTCCGCGAGGACGTGGAGCTGCTGTCCACCACGATCGCGAAGGCGTGGGACGGCGGTGTCGCCGCGGCCGAGGACGAGGCCGCGGAAGTCGACCAGGACGCGCTCCCCTCCCGGTTGCAGCGGCTGGAGGAGGAGATCGCCGCGCTTGAGGACGAGCGCACCCGTGCGCTGCGCGAACTGCAGGAGGCCAGGGCGGCGCTGGAGCGGATCGACGGCTCCTCCCAGGCGGCACTGGCCGCCCAGGAGCGTGAGGAGGTTCTCGCCCAGCTCTCGGAGGCCGCCGAGGAGCACACCCGCCTGGTTCTGGCCCACGCGATCCTCGTCCGGTGCATGGAGGAGCACCGCCAGGCCAACCAGGACCCGATTCTGGGTCGCGCCCAGAACCTGTTCGGGACGCTCACCGGGGGCCGGTTCCGGGAGCTGCGGGCGGAGACGTCCGAGGACGGGGCGACCGTGCTGCTGGCCCGCCGCGACAGCGGGGAGCTGCTGGGCATGGACCTGCTGAGCGAGGGCACTCGGGACCAGCTCTACCTGGCGTTGCGCCTGGCCTCGCTGGAGCGCTACGCGGCCGAGGGCCGCTCGATGCCGTTCGTGCTCGACGACGTCTTCATGACCTTCGACGAGGAGCGCACCGCGGCCGGACTGCGGGTTCTCGACGACCTGGCCGACCGCTTCCAGCCGGTGGTGTTCACCCACCACGCGCACCTGGCCGACCTGGCCCGCGACGTTCTTCCCGAAGACCGGGTGCACGTGCACCGGCTGCGGCGCTTCACCCCCGGGGCGCGCACCGCCGCGGACGGCCCGTCACCGGCCGCCGTCTCCGCCCGGTCCGCGGATCCGCCGGAGCGGCGCTGCCGGGAGTGCGGCTCCTCCTTCGTCCACCGGGGCCGGGGCCGCCCGCCCGCCAGGTGCCCGGAGTGCCGGTGA
- a CDS encoding SdpI family protein, whose amino-acid sequence MAGSLLDPTVLSTTAWSGEPLPGAARLALFAVLALAGAAVAATGVMGARERLRPNLFVGIRTAYTLRNERAWYTVHRKSSPWVVASGASFLVGGVGLLLAENPAVQLSSVLAACALTLLLLVTGTVLAHRAARREEDGRPPR is encoded by the coding sequence TTGGCGGGGAGCCTGCTGGATCCAACCGTCCTGTCGACCACCGCCTGGTCGGGCGAGCCGTTGCCGGGAGCGGCCCGCCTCGCGCTCTTCGCGGTCCTGGCGCTCGCCGGGGCCGCCGTCGCCGCCACGGGGGTGATGGGAGCCCGGGAAAGGCTCCGGCCGAACCTGTTCGTCGGCATCCGCACCGCCTACACGCTGCGAAACGAGCGCGCCTGGTACACGGTCCACCGGAAATCGAGCCCCTGGGTGGTCGCCTCCGGAGCCTCGTTCCTGGTCGGCGGGGTGGGACTCCTCCTCGCCGAGAATCCCGCCGTGCAGCTCTCCTCGGTTCTCGCCGCCTGCGCGCTGACCCTGCTCCTGCTGGTGACGGGCACCGTGCTCGCGCACCGTGCGGCGCGGCGCGAGGAGGACGGGCGACCGCCGCGATGA
- a CDS encoding bifunctional adenosylcobinamide kinase/adenosylcobinamide-phosphate guanylyltransferase — protein sequence MTVDNVLSLSSPDSAVPNPPPDGYSAVLTPYGLRVDGADGGRLLYARPGAPAEPPEDADPDDPRPAHQADLVLVDVVESPETIGALRRAGVVGFTTAVVAVGGDHRVHSPGEFARRARLWGALAPSDGQELRCPPATWPPSRPHGPHRVLVTGGARSGKSAEAERRLLGEPEVLYLATGPAPDPEEDGSWARRVAEHRARRPPWWRTVETPDAASVLAEARGAVLFDCVGTWLARVMEDCGLWAGEATDAEERLAGRVAELVAAWRGSAAYVVAVTNEVGSGVVPPTASGGLFRDWLGRLNQSLAAESEEVVLATAGRVTQLP from the coding sequence GTGACCGTCGACAACGTCCTCAGCCTCTCCTCCCCCGACTCCGCCGTCCCGAACCCGCCTCCCGACGGCTACTCGGCCGTGCTGACCCCGTACGGCCTGCGGGTGGACGGCGCGGACGGCGGTCGGCTGCTGTACGCGCGCCCCGGCGCGCCCGCCGAGCCTCCCGAGGACGCCGATCCCGACGATCCGCGCCCCGCCCACCAGGCCGACCTGGTGCTGGTGGACGTGGTGGAGTCACCCGAGACGATCGGCGCGCTGCGGCGGGCCGGGGTCGTCGGGTTCACCACCGCCGTGGTGGCCGTGGGCGGCGACCACCGGGTGCACTCCCCCGGCGAGTTCGCCCGCCGGGCCCGGCTGTGGGGGGCGCTGGCCCCCTCCGACGGCCAGGAGCTGAGGTGCCCGCCCGCGACCTGGCCGCCGTCGCGTCCGCACGGCCCCCACCGGGTGCTGGTCACCGGGGGCGCGCGCTCGGGCAAGTCCGCGGAGGCGGAGCGGCGGCTGCTGGGCGAACCCGAGGTGCTCTACCTGGCCACGGGACCGGCTCCCGACCCGGAGGAGGACGGGTCGTGGGCGCGGCGGGTGGCCGAGCACCGGGCGCGCCGCCCGCCGTGGTGGCGCACGGTCGAGACGCCCGACGCCGCCTCGGTGCTGGCGGAGGCGCGCGGCGCGGTGCTGTTCGACTGCGTGGGCACCTGGCTGGCCCGCGTCATGGAGGACTGCGGGCTGTGGGCCGGGGAGGCCACCGACGCCGAGGAGCGGCTGGCCGGGCGTGTGGCGGAGCTGGTGGCGGCGTGGCGCGGCAGCGCGGCCTACGTGGTGGCGGTGACCAACGAGGTGGGTTCGGGCGTGGTGCCGCCGACCGCGAGCGGCGGCCTGTTCCGCGACTGGCTGGGGCGGCTCAACCAGTCGCTCGCCGCCGAGTCCGAGGAGGTCGTGCTGGCCACGGCCGGTCGTGTCACGCAACTGCCGTGA
- a CDS encoding adenosylcobinamide-GDP ribazoletransferase — protein sequence MSGVFRDCADGLRMAVGTLTVVPVRVSRVDRTVAAWAMTAAPLVGVLLAAVGALVLAGALLVGLSPLLAAALAVGALALLTRGLHLDGLADVADGLGGGADSGRALEIMKRSDIGPFGVVTLVFAVLVQVAALAALAERGIAEAALGLAAALLSGRLAITWACTRAVGAARPDGLGAFVARTVPYPAAAAVTCAVLLVGLWDRGWPVAVGAGLVAAGALLLRLRRRLGGMTGDVLGALAETAASVALVVAAAL from the coding sequence GTGAGCGGCGTGTTCCGTGACTGCGCCGACGGGCTGCGCATGGCGGTGGGCACGCTGACGGTCGTTCCGGTCCGGGTGAGCCGGGTGGACCGCACCGTGGCCGCCTGGGCGATGACCGCGGCACCGCTGGTGGGCGTGCTGCTGGCGGCCGTGGGCGCACTGGTGCTGGCGGGGGCGCTGCTGGTCGGGCTGTCGCCCCTGCTGGCCGCCGCGCTGGCGGTGGGCGCGCTGGCGCTGCTCACCCGGGGCCTGCACCTGGACGGGCTGGCCGACGTCGCCGACGGCCTGGGCGGCGGCGCCGACTCCGGGCGGGCGCTGGAGATCATGAAGCGCTCCGACATCGGCCCGTTCGGCGTGGTCACCCTGGTCTTCGCGGTGCTGGTGCAGGTGGCGGCCCTGGCCGCGCTGGCCGAGCGCGGGATCGCCGAGGCCGCGCTGGGGCTGGCGGCGGCACTACTGTCGGGGCGGCTGGCCATCACCTGGGCGTGCACGCGCGCCGTCGGCGCGGCCCGGCCGGACGGGTTGGGCGCGTTCGTGGCACGGACCGTGCCCTATCCGGCGGCGGCGGCCGTCACCTGCGCCGTGCTGCTGGTCGGACTGTGGGACCGGGGATGGCCGGTGGCGGTGGGCGCGGGCCTGGTCGCGGCGGGCGCGCTGCTGCTACGGCTGCGTCGCCGTCTGGGCGGGATGACCGGCGACGTGCTGGGCGCGCTCGCCGAGACCGCGGCGAGCGTCGCCCTCGTGGTCGCCGCGGCTCTGTAA
- the lpdA gene encoding dihydrolipoyl dehydrogenase, with product MSESGGTFDLVILGAGSGGYAAAIRASELGMSVALIEKDKLGGTCLHYGCIPTKALLHAGEVADTVRESEKFGVRAAFDSIDMAGVHKYKDKVVGGLHRGLTGLIKSHGITVVEGEGRLTAVDEVTVNGAVYKGANIVLATGSQARSIPGLELDGERIISSYEALRLDRIPKSAIILGGGVIGVEFASAWRSFGAEVTIVEGLPHLLPAEEESSSKLLERAFRKRGIKFELANPFESVKTTETGVSMTLANGKTVEGELLLVAVGRGPVSQGLGFEEVGIRMERGFVQVNENLHTGVGNIYAVGDLIPTLQLAHVGFAEGIFVAEYIAGLNPVNIDYDGVPRVTYSEPEVASVGITSKTAAERGIETTEFVYNLAGNGRSQILQTQGAVKVVAAKDGPVLGVHMVGSRVGELITEGQLIYNWEALPAEVAQLIHPHPTQSEALGEAHLALAGKPLHVHD from the coding sequence GTGAGTGAGAGCGGCGGCACATTCGACCTCGTCATCCTGGGCGCCGGAAGCGGCGGCTACGCGGCTGCCATCCGCGCCTCCGAACTGGGCATGAGTGTCGCCCTGATCGAGAAAGACAAGCTCGGCGGCACCTGCCTGCACTACGGCTGCATCCCGACCAAGGCCCTGCTGCACGCGGGAGAGGTCGCCGACACCGTCCGCGAGAGTGAGAAGTTCGGCGTCCGGGCCGCGTTCGATTCCATCGACATGGCCGGCGTGCACAAGTACAAGGACAAGGTCGTCGGCGGTCTGCACCGCGGTCTGACCGGCCTGATCAAGTCCCACGGCATCACCGTCGTCGAGGGCGAGGGCAGGCTGACCGCCGTCGACGAGGTGACCGTCAACGGCGCGGTCTACAAGGGCGCCAACATCGTGTTGGCCACCGGTTCCCAGGCGCGCTCCATCCCCGGCCTGGAGCTGGACGGTGAACGGATCATCTCCAGCTACGAGGCCCTCAGGCTGGACCGCATCCCCAAGTCGGCGATCATCCTGGGCGGCGGCGTCATCGGCGTGGAGTTCGCGAGCGCCTGGCGCTCCTTCGGCGCCGAGGTGACGATCGTCGAGGGCCTGCCGCACCTGCTGCCCGCCGAGGAGGAGTCCAGCTCCAAGCTGCTGGAGCGGGCCTTCCGCAAGCGCGGCATCAAGTTCGAGCTGGCCAACCCGTTCGAGAGCGTCAAGACCACCGAGACCGGCGTCAGCATGACCCTCGCCAACGGCAAGACCGTCGAGGGCGAGCTGCTGCTGGTGGCCGTGGGCCGCGGCCCGGTCTCGCAGGGGCTGGGCTTCGAAGAGGTCGGCATCCGGATGGAGCGCGGCTTCGTGCAGGTCAACGAGAACCTGCACACCGGCGTCGGCAACATCTACGCCGTGGGCGACCTCATCCCGACCCTGCAGTTGGCGCACGTCGGCTTCGCCGAGGGCATCTTCGTGGCCGAGTACATCGCCGGGCTGAACCCGGTGAACATCGACTACGACGGCGTTCCCCGCGTCACCTACTCCGAGCCGGAGGTGGCCTCCGTGGGGATCACCTCCAAGACGGCGGCCGAGCGCGGGATCGAGACCACCGAGTTCGTCTACAACCTGGCGGGCAACGGCCGGAGCCAGATCCTGCAGACGCAGGGCGCGGTCAAGGTCGTCGCGGCCAAGGACGGCCCGGTGCTGGGTGTCCACATGGTGGGCAGCCGTGTCGGCGAGCTGATCACCGAGGGCCAGCTGATCTACAACTGGGAGGCCCTGCCCGCCGAGGTCGCGCAGCTCATCCACCCGCACCCGACCCAGTCCGAGGCGCTGGGCGAGGCGCACCTGGCGCTGGCGGGCAAACCGCTGCACGTCCACGACTGA
- a CDS encoding leucyl aminopeptidase, with translation MSTSLEVKSESPRSLDADAVVVGYHSGADGPEPASGAHDVDSAFPGGLGAALALLGATGAAEEVRTVPALGAVAAPVVVAVGLGPAPADGGSVSADTVARAAGAALRGLRGKSRVVLALPAESGELAAAAALGALLGGYSFDRYRTGSTESPVESLVVVSGADGASESVERARVLASSVCLARDLVNTAPVDLCPEDLAGIAEQVARDGGLDVTVLDERALAEGGYGGLVGVGQGSVNPPRLVRMSYSHPDATRTLALVGKGITFDSGGLSLKPTSSMDWMKSDMGGAAAVLAAMRAIAELRPAVNVVSYLAIAENMPSGTAQRPSDVLTVYGGKTVEVLNTDAEGRLVMADALVRAHEDSPDLIVDVATLTGAQLVALGTRVFAVMANDDAVREQVVAAAEAAGEAAWPMPLPEELRRGLDSSVADIANVSAERWGGMLSAGVFLKEFIADGVRWAHLDIAGPAFNQGQPHGYTPKGGTGAATRTLVRLAESLSERAE, from the coding sequence GTGAGCACGTCGCTGGAAGTCAAATCCGAGTCCCCACGTTCGCTCGACGCTGACGCGGTAGTCGTCGGCTACCATTCCGGGGCCGACGGCCCGGAACCCGCGTCGGGCGCTCACGACGTCGACTCCGCCTTCCCCGGCGGACTCGGCGCGGCCCTGGCCCTGCTGGGTGCCACCGGAGCGGCCGAGGAGGTGCGCACCGTCCCGGCTCTGGGCGCTGTCGCGGCCCCGGTGGTGGTCGCGGTCGGCCTCGGTCCGGCACCCGCCGACGGCGGGTCGGTGTCCGCCGACACGGTGGCGCGTGCCGCGGGAGCCGCCCTGCGCGGCCTGCGCGGCAAGTCCCGGGTCGTGCTCGCCCTGCCGGCCGAAAGCGGTGAGCTGGCCGCCGCCGCGGCCCTGGGCGCGCTGCTGGGCGGCTACTCCTTCGACCGCTACCGCACCGGTTCCACCGAGTCCCCGGTCGAGTCCCTGGTCGTGGTCAGCGGTGCCGACGGCGCGTCCGAGTCGGTCGAGCGCGCCAGGGTGCTGGCCTCCTCGGTCTGCCTGGCCCGCGACCTGGTCAACACCGCGCCCGTGGACCTGTGCCCCGAGGACCTGGCGGGGATCGCCGAGCAGGTCGCCCGGGACGGCGGCCTGGACGTGACGGTCCTCGACGAGAGGGCGTTGGCCGAGGGCGGCTACGGCGGCCTCGTCGGAGTCGGCCAGGGGTCGGTCAACCCGCCGCGCCTGGTCCGCATGTCCTACAGCCACCCCGACGCGACCAGGACCCTCGCGCTCGTCGGCAAGGGCATCACCTTCGACTCCGGCGGCCTGTCGCTCAAGCCCACCTCGTCGATGGACTGGATGAAGTCCGACATGGGCGGCGCCGCGGCGGTGCTGGCCGCGATGCGCGCCATCGCCGAGCTGCGTCCCGCCGTGAACGTCGTCAGCTACCTCGCCATCGCCGAGAACATGCCCAGCGGCACCGCGCAGCGCCCCTCCGACGTGCTGACCGTCTACGGCGGCAAGACCGTCGAGGTGCTCAACACCGACGCCGAGGGGCGCCTGGTCATGGCCGACGCGCTGGTGCGCGCCCACGAGGACTCTCCCGACCTGATCGTGGACGTGGCCACGCTGACCGGCGCGCAACTGGTCGCGCTGGGCACGCGCGTCTTCGCGGTGATGGCCAACGACGACGCGGTGCGCGAGCAGGTGGTGGCCGCCGCCGAGGCCGCGGGCGAGGCGGCGTGGCCCATGCCGCTGCCCGAGGAGCTGCGCAGGGGCCTGGACTCGTCGGTGGCCGACATCGCCAACGTGTCGGCGGAGCGCTGGGGCGGCATGCTCAGCGCCGGAGTGTTCCTCAAGGAGTTCATCGCAGACGGAGTCAGGTGGGCCCACCTGGACATCGCCGGACCGGCGTTCAACCAGGGACAGCCCCACGGTTACACCCCGAAGGGGGGCACGGGCGCGGCGACACGCACCCTCGTTCGCCTGGCCGAGTCCCTCTCCGAAAGAGCCGAATAA
- a CDS encoding metallophosphoesterase family protein has translation MKLLHAADLHVDSPLRGLSRYEGAPAEQLRDATRRALENLVDLAVAEEVTAVLLAGDVYDGDWPDYNTGLFFTRQMARLREADIPVYLIAGNHDAQNSMTKTLSLPDNVHSFRTDRPDTVVDEARGLAVHGQGFARYDITDNLAVHYPSPVPDLFNVGLLHTALNGREGHHHYAPCSIGDLVDRGYQYWALGHVHRRRVEHDSDVKVVFPGNIQGRHARETGPKGCTLVTVDDRHAVADLRHHDLDSTARWHEARVDMAGARDLDDACVLVAEQLAKEVDAATAPGRVHAVRVVAEGPTDAHHALHRDQERFLNEVRSLASQRGDVWIEKVRVKTAPPEEGPSAAQLAGLLGDLRRVGDLLSADPERLKQLVGSSGLLGKLPSGVGARLQRPDEQSRLAVEAVELLAAELEGRR, from the coding sequence ATGAAGCTGCTCCACGCCGCCGACCTGCACGTCGACAGTCCGCTGCGCGGGCTGTCCAGATACGAGGGGGCCCCGGCCGAGCAGTTGCGCGACGCCACGCGGCGCGCCCTGGAGAACCTGGTGGACCTCGCGGTCGCCGAGGAGGTCACCGCGGTGCTGCTCGCCGGTGACGTCTACGACGGGGACTGGCCCGACTACAACACCGGACTGTTCTTCACCCGGCAGATGGCCCGGCTGCGCGAGGCCGACATCCCGGTGTACCTGATCGCGGGCAACCACGACGCGCAGAACTCGATGACGAAGACGCTGTCGCTGCCCGACAACGTGCACTCCTTCCGCACCGACCGGCCCGACACGGTCGTCGACGAGGCACGCGGGCTGGCCGTCCACGGCCAGGGGTTCGCCCGCTACGACATCACCGACAACCTCGCCGTCCACTACCCCTCGCCGGTGCCCGACCTGTTCAACGTCGGGCTGCTGCACACCGCGCTCAACGGCCGGGAGGGCCACCACCACTACGCGCCGTGCAGCATCGGCGACCTCGTCGACCGCGGCTACCAGTACTGGGCGCTGGGCCACGTCCACCGGCGCAGGGTCGAGCACGACTCCGATGTCAAGGTCGTCTTCCCCGGCAACATCCAGGGACGGCACGCCCGCGAGACCGGCCCGAAGGGCTGCACCCTCGTCACCGTCGACGACCGCCACGCGGTCGCCGACCTGCGCCACCACGACCTCGACAGCACCGCCCGCTGGCACGAGGCGCGCGTGGACATGGCGGGCGCCCGCGACCTCGACGACGCCTGCGTGCTCGTCGCGGAACAGCTCGCCAAGGAGGTCGACGCCGCCACCGCGCCCGGTCGGGTGCACGCGGTGCGGGTCGTGGCCGAAGGCCCCACCGACGCCCACCACGCGCTCCACCGCGACCAGGAGCGCTTCCTGAACGAGGTGCGTTCCCTGGCGAGCCAGCGCGGCGACGTCTGGATCGAGAAGGTGCGTGTGAAGACCGCCCCTCCCGAGGAGGGCCCCAGCGCCGCACAACTGGCGGGCCTGCTCGGTGACCTGCGGCGGGTGGGTGATCTGCTGTCAGCCGACCCCGAGCGGCTGAAGCAGCTCGTCGGCTCCTCCGGTCTCCTGGGCAAACTCCCCTCCGGGGTGGGCGCGCGGTTGCAGCGGCCCGACGAGCAGAGCCGCCTGGCGGTCGAGGCCGTCGAACTGCTCGCCGCGGAACTGGAGGGCCGCCGATGA